A genomic stretch from Chelmon rostratus isolate fCheRos1 chromosome 14, fCheRos1.pri, whole genome shotgun sequence includes:
- the ska2 gene encoding spindle and kinetochore-associated protein 2 isoform X1 gives METTVEKLEAMFLKSEADLEYIEKRLKLDFITNTAENGCLTEDNPVVMLEKLRAIKAKHTVLCSQVREIATAQKESIDSIRNSLSSVMELIQHFQQTADVEVQPLTEPVQESAEFLDTANFISATTEVPPAVAASDQQQPLSESATFSSSLNQYEVN, from the exons ATGGAGACAACAGTTGAAAAGCTAGAAGCGATG tTCCTGAAGTCAGAGGCAGACCTGGAATACATTGAGAAGCGGCTGAAGCTGGACTTCATCACCAACACTGCTGAGAATGGATGTCTGACTGAG GACAACCCAGTGGTGATGCTGGAGAAACTGAGAGCCATCAAGGccaaacacacagtgttgtgCTCTCAGGTGAGGGAGATTGCAACTGCACAGAAGGAGTCCATAGATTCCATCAGAAACAGCCTAAGCAGTGTCATGGAGCTGATCCAACACTTCCAACAGACTGCTGATGTGGAG GTTCAGCCACTGACAGAGCCAGTGCAAGAGTCTGCAGAATTTCTGGATACAGCAAATTTTATCAGTGCCACAACAGAG GTGCCTCCTGCTGTAGCAGCTTCTGACCAACAGCAGCCATTGAGTGAGTCTGCAACCTTCAGTTCATCCTTAAATCAGTATGAAGTCAACTGA
- the ska2 gene encoding spindle and kinetochore-associated protein 2 isoform X2 — METTVEKLEAMFLKSEADLEYIEKRLKLDFITNTAENGCLTEDNPVVMLEKLRAIKAKHTVLCSQVREIATAQKESIDSIRNSLSSVMELIQHFQQTADVEVQPLTEPVQESAEFLDTANFISATTEVPPAVAASDQQQPLMAPSVCRR; from the exons ATGGAGACAACAGTTGAAAAGCTAGAAGCGATG tTCCTGAAGTCAGAGGCAGACCTGGAATACATTGAGAAGCGGCTGAAGCTGGACTTCATCACCAACACTGCTGAGAATGGATGTCTGACTGAG GACAACCCAGTGGTGATGCTGGAGAAACTGAGAGCCATCAAGGccaaacacacagtgttgtgCTCTCAGGTGAGGGAGATTGCAACTGCACAGAAGGAGTCCATAGATTCCATCAGAAACAGCCTAAGCAGTGTCATGGAGCTGATCCAACACTTCCAACAGACTGCTGATGTGGAG GTTCAGCCACTGACAGAGCCAGTGCAAGAGTCTGCAGAATTTCTGGATACAGCAAATTTTATCAGTGCCACAACAGAG GTGCCTCCTGCTGTAGCAGCTTCTGACCAACAGCAGCCATTGA